A stretch of Cupriavidus necator DNA encodes these proteins:
- a CDS encoding ankyrin repeat domain-containing protein, with protein sequence MFDMKFARRAAGALALAAATLAQAAPADDMRKAVEFDDANTVKKLLAKGVDPNLVDSRGNPALVLALREKSLKAATVLIRAKDIDFDKANPAGETPLMMAALQGELDMVKLMVDEMEAEINKTGWTPLHYAATNGHNDVVKYLVDHAAYIDAESPNGTTPLMMAARGGHIETVKLLLDEGADMRLKNQQGMTVIDFAERYNQAEIAKGLKARWQKLYPQTPIAAAPPLKAPTGEPGGQRPAAQQPAAQQPKTKGW encoded by the coding sequence ATGTTTGACATGAAGTTTGCCCGACGCGCTGCCGGCGCCCTTGCGCTGGCCGCCGCCACGCTGGCGCAGGCCGCGCCTGCCGACGACATGCGCAAGGCCGTCGAATTCGACGACGCCAACACCGTCAAGAAGCTGCTGGCCAAGGGCGTCGATCCCAATCTGGTGGACAGCCGCGGCAACCCGGCGCTGGTGCTGGCGCTGCGCGAGAAGTCGCTGAAGGCGGCCACGGTGCTGATCCGCGCCAAGGACATCGATTTCGACAAGGCCAACCCGGCCGGCGAGACCCCGCTGATGATGGCCGCGCTGCAGGGTGAGCTGGACATGGTCAAGCTGATGGTCGACGAGATGGAGGCCGAGATCAACAAGACCGGCTGGACCCCGCTGCACTATGCGGCCACCAATGGCCACAACGACGTAGTCAAGTACCTGGTCGACCATGCCGCCTATATCGACGCTGAAAGCCCCAACGGCACCACGCCGCTGATGATGGCCGCGCGCGGCGGCCATATCGAGACCGTCAAGCTGCTGCTGGACGAGGGCGCCGACATGCGCCTGAAGAACCAGCAGGGCATGACCGTGATCGACTTTGCCGAGCGCTACAACCAGGCAGAGATCGCCAAGGGCCTGAAGGCGCGCTGGCAGAAGCTGTACCCGCAGACGCCGATCGCGGCGGCGCCGCCGCTGAAGGCGCCCACCGGCGAGCCGGGCGGGCAGCGGCCTGCGGCCCAGCAACCCGCGGCGCAGCAGCCCAAGACCAAGGGCTGGTAA
- a CDS encoding FMN-dependent NADH-azoreductase has product MNILQIDSSVLGDNSVSRSLTASVVADLVAATPDAKVTVRDLDQDAPAHLSGNLLPVLGGPKEGLSAIQEAELQRTEQWLAEFLAADVLVVGVPQYNFSIPSQLKAWIDRIAQAGRTFKYTENGPVGLAGGKRVIVVSSRGGVRQDANELDLHEKTVDIVFRFLGITDITYVRAHGLAMGPQFREAGLASARTEIAALNDASRLAA; this is encoded by the coding sequence ATGAACATCCTGCAGATCGATTCCAGCGTACTTGGCGACAACTCCGTTTCGCGCAGCCTGACCGCCAGCGTGGTGGCCGACCTGGTCGCCGCCACCCCGGACGCCAAGGTCACCGTGCGCGATCTGGACCAGGACGCTCCGGCACACCTGTCCGGCAACCTGCTGCCCGTGCTGGGCGGCCCGAAGGAAGGCCTGAGCGCCATCCAGGAAGCCGAGCTGCAGCGCACCGAGCAATGGCTGGCCGAATTCCTGGCCGCCGACGTACTGGTGGTGGGCGTGCCTCAGTACAACTTCAGCATCCCCAGCCAGCTCAAGGCCTGGATCGACCGCATCGCGCAGGCTGGCCGCACCTTCAAGTACACCGAGAACGGCCCGGTGGGCCTGGCCGGCGGCAAGCGCGTGATCGTGGTGTCGTCGCGCGGCGGCGTGCGCCAGGATGCCAATGAACTGGACCTGCACGAAAAGACCGTCGACATCGTGTTCCGCTTCCTGGGCATCACCGACATCACCTACGTGCGTGCCCACGGCCTGGCCATGGGTCCGCAGTTCCGCGAAGCCGGCCTGGCCAGCGCCCGCACCGAAATCGCGGCGCTGAACGACGCCAGCCGCCTGGCCGCCTGA
- a CDS encoding DoxX family protein, giving the protein MGGSQGSQDLGKALLRIVLGVLILMHGIAKLTGASGMGFVGKVVADAGLPAWLAYGVYIGEVVAPILLIIGLWSRLAALIVAINMVFAVALVHTKQLGMLSDTGGWALELQGMFLAAALAVALLGAGRFSVGGINGKLN; this is encoded by the coding sequence ATGGGTGGCTCTCAGGGTTCCCAGGACTTGGGCAAGGCGCTGCTGCGCATCGTGCTTGGCGTGTTGATCCTGATGCACGGCATCGCCAAGCTGACCGGTGCGTCCGGCATGGGCTTTGTGGGGAAGGTGGTCGCCGACGCCGGCTTGCCGGCATGGCTGGCCTACGGCGTCTACATTGGGGAAGTCGTGGCCCCGATCCTGCTGATCATCGGGCTGTGGAGCCGGCTGGCGGCGCTGATCGTTGCCATCAACATGGTGTTTGCGGTGGCGCTGGTGCATACCAAGCAGCTCGGCATGCTGTCCGATACCGGCGGCTGGGCGCTTGAGTTGCAGGGGATGTTCCTGGCCGCGGCGCTGGCGGTGGCCCTGCTGGGGGCGGGCCGGTTCAGCGTGGGCGGCATCAATGGCAAGCTGAACTAG
- a CDS encoding FtsK/SpoIIIE family DNA translocase yields the protein MGFGWFGFSTFWIVPLVWRLVTRWLAGERRLAGPGSLRVWLGTLAVLCASACLEALTSGTDPESSAGGSAGRALAGMMGNLFGWTGALLLMLGVLALAAPMVFGETWRSLFSRKPRRAAAPDAAPEEPPVSFAATQPMRDAERRDAPAAGTPGWTAPATRHRSFEAVSARRQPAWQPPRRTRESPPQPGEIWLHHAESPGAVKPARAAPPAPVAAAPAPRPAQPAARRPAPTAAPSPAPAPAPRPAQSLRGTVVSSPFRQPQPLVRSAITTLPEASGKSIAAAAASVTVAAAVSAPAEAEAEAAAAAPAPTGATQAVAAPAQPATSPEPEVVAVPEAPAMEPVSADTDIVGDIAPEAVPAEADEATLAAIRQEALDLLAELQALAGKPVVPQAAAPQPQQLDAAVPDSAPDIAGDAEPQALATVTLPAEAEAEAEAEAEAEAEAEARSGDHAVVIGEPEALAAAVPALDITGAEAVAQAVASSAMEEGSALDASTPAPAEDSEPDGLMDGNGLIAEEAEPDAAEPAEAAALPEATEAPEVPEPAEAPALNQAPVPAAKPRIVLPAVVGRTVPLATAQPAPVPVPVAPPPPRPIVDYRLPPADLLETGVDSAEQVSEERLRETGELIAQRLAEFKVPVAVVGAGAGPVITRFEVEPAMGVRGAQVVGLMKDLARALGVTSIRVVETIPGKTCMGLELPNARRQMIRLSEIVNAASFQAHHSRLVLAMGKDITGNPVVTDLARAPHLLVAGTTGSGKSVAVNAMILSMLYKATPEDVRLIMIDPKMLELSVYEGIPHLLAPVVTDMKQAAHALNWCVGEMEKRYKLMSALGVRNLAGYNQKIRAAEAAERKVPNPFSLTPDAPEPLSRLPMIVVVIDELADLMMVAGKKIEELIARLAQKARAAGIHLILATQRPSVDVITGLIKANIPTRVAFQVSSKIDSRTILDQMGAESLLGQGDMLFLPPGTGYPQRVHGAFVADDEVHRVVEHWKQFGEPDYDETILAGDPAEAGSTDLFGDSGGDGEADPLYDEAASFVLTSRRASISAVQRQLRIGYNRAARLIEQMEVAGLVSPMGRNGARDVLAPGPGN from the coding sequence ATGGGTTTTGGCTGGTTCGGATTTTCGACTTTCTGGATAGTGCCGCTGGTCTGGCGGCTGGTGACGCGCTGGCTCGCCGGCGAGCGCCGGCTGGCAGGGCCCGGCTCATTGCGCGTCTGGCTCGGCACGCTCGCCGTGCTGTGCGCGAGCGCCTGCCTCGAAGCGCTGACCAGCGGCACCGATCCGGAATCGAGCGCTGGCGGTTCGGCCGGCCGCGCGCTGGCCGGCATGATGGGCAACCTGTTCGGCTGGACCGGTGCCTTGCTGTTGATGCTGGGCGTGCTGGCGCTGGCCGCGCCGATGGTGTTCGGTGAAACCTGGCGCAGCCTGTTCTCGCGCAAGCCGCGCCGCGCCGCCGCGCCTGACGCGGCGCCGGAAGAGCCGCCGGTTTCCTTTGCTGCCACCCAGCCGATGCGCGACGCAGAGCGCCGCGATGCGCCGGCGGCAGGCACCCCCGGCTGGACCGCGCCCGCCACGCGCCATCGCAGCTTTGAGGCGGTCTCGGCGCGCCGCCAGCCCGCCTGGCAACCGCCGCGCCGCACGCGTGAATCCCCGCCGCAGCCGGGCGAGATCTGGCTGCACCACGCCGAGTCGCCGGGCGCGGTCAAGCCGGCGCGCGCCGCGCCGCCCGCACCCGTGGCGGCGGCACCGGCGCCGCGTCCGGCCCAGCCGGCGGCGCGCAGGCCGGCCCCGACGGCAGCCCCTTCACCGGCTCCGGCTCCGGCGCCGCGGCCGGCGCAGTCCCTGCGCGGCACGGTCGTCAGCAGCCCGTTCCGCCAGCCGCAGCCGCTGGTGCGTTCGGCGATTACGACGCTGCCCGAGGCTTCCGGCAAGAGTATCGCCGCGGCCGCTGCTTCAGTCACCGTAGCTGCCGCCGTATCCGCGCCGGCCGAAGCCGAAGCCGAAGCCGCCGCCGCTGCGCCGGCGCCCACTGGCGCCACGCAAGCCGTGGCCGCTCCCGCGCAGCCGGCTACCAGCCCGGAACCTGAGGTAGTGGCAGTGCCCGAAGCGCCTGCCATGGAACCAGTGTCCGCAGACACCGATATCGTTGGCGATATTGCGCCGGAAGCCGTGCCGGCCGAAGCCGACGAAGCCACGCTTGCCGCGATCCGGCAGGAAGCCCTTGACCTGCTGGCCGAGTTGCAGGCGCTGGCCGGCAAGCCGGTAGTGCCGCAAGCGGCTGCGCCGCAACCGCAACAACTGGACGCGGCTGTGCCGGATTCGGCGCCGGACATTGCCGGCGACGCAGAACCGCAAGCACTGGCTACCGTCACCCTGCCAGCCGAAGCCGAAGCCGAAGCCGAAGCCGAAGCCGAAGCCGAAGCCGAAGCCGAAGCGAGGAGCGGAGATCACGCCGTTGTCATTGGGGAACCCGAAGCGCTGGCAGCAGCCGTGCCCGCACTGGATATCACCGGCGCCGAGGCAGTAGCCCAGGCCGTGGCAAGCTCCGCGATGGAAGAGGGCAGCGCTCTCGATGCCAGCACCCCGGCACCCGCGGAGGACAGCGAACCGGACGGATTGATGGACGGCAACGGCCTGATCGCCGAGGAGGCGGAACCCGATGCGGCCGAGCCTGCCGAGGCAGCAGCACTGCCTGAAGCGACCGAGGCCCCGGAAGTCCCTGAGCCCGCTGAGGCGCCTGCACTGAACCAGGCTCCGGTCCCGGCCGCCAAGCCGCGCATCGTGCTGCCCGCCGTGGTCGGCCGCACCGTGCCGCTGGCTACCGCCCAGCCTGCGCCCGTGCCGGTGCCGGTCGCGCCGCCGCCGCCGCGCCCCATCGTTGACTACCGCCTGCCACCGGCCGACCTGCTGGAGACCGGTGTCGACAGCGCCGAACAGGTGTCGGAAGAACGCCTGCGCGAAACCGGCGAGCTGATCGCCCAGCGGCTGGCCGAGTTCAAGGTGCCAGTCGCCGTGGTCGGCGCCGGCGCCGGCCCGGTGATCACCCGCTTCGAGGTCGAGCCCGCCATGGGCGTGCGCGGCGCCCAGGTGGTCGGACTGATGAAGGACCTGGCGCGCGCGCTGGGCGTGACCTCGATCCGCGTGGTCGAGACCATTCCCGGCAAGACCTGCATGGGGCTGGAGCTGCCCAATGCGCGCCGGCAGATGATCCGGCTGTCGGAGATCGTCAACGCGGCCTCGTTCCAGGCGCACCATTCGCGGCTGGTGCTGGCCATGGGCAAGGACATCACCGGCAATCCGGTGGTGACCGACCTGGCACGCGCGCCGCACCTGCTGGTGGCCGGCACCACCGGCTCGGGCAAGTCGGTGGCGGTCAATGCCATGATCCTGTCGATGCTGTACAAGGCCACGCCCGAAGATGTGCGCCTGATCATGATCGACCCCAAGATGCTGGAACTGTCGGTCTATGAGGGCATCCCCCACCTGCTGGCGCCGGTGGTCACCGACATGAAGCAGGCCGCGCACGCGCTCAACTGGTGCGTCGGCGAGATGGAAAAGCGCTACAAGCTGATGTCGGCTCTGGGCGTGCGCAACCTGGCCGGCTACAACCAGAAGATCCGCGCCGCGGAGGCCGCCGAGCGCAAAGTGCCGAACCCGTTCTCGCTGACGCCGGACGCGCCCGAGCCGCTGTCGCGCCTGCCGATGATCGTGGTGGTGATCGACGAACTGGCCGACCTGATGATGGTCGCCGGCAAGAAGATCGAGGAACTGATCGCGCGCCTGGCGCAGAAGGCGCGCGCCGCCGGCATCCACCTGATCCTGGCCACGCAGCGCCCCTCGGTGGACGTGATCACCGGCCTGATCAAGGCCAATATCCCGACGCGCGTGGCGTTCCAGGTCTCGTCCAAGATCGATTCGCGCACCATCCTTGACCAGATGGGCGCCGAGAGCCTGCTCGGCCAGGGCGACATGCTGTTCCTGCCGCCTGGCACCGGCTATCCGCAGCGCGTGCATGGCGCTTTTGTTGCCGACGACGAAGTGCACCGCGTGGTGGAACACTGGAAGCAGTTCGGCGAGCCGGACTACGATGAAACCATCCTTGCCGGCGACCCGGCCGAGGCCGGCAGCACCGACCTGTTCGGCGACAGCGGCGGCGACGGCGAGGCCGACCCGCTCTACGACGAAGCCGCCAGCTTTGTGCTGACCAGCCGCCGCGCCTCGATCTCCGCCGTGCAGCGCCAGCTGCGCATCGGCTACAACCGCGCGGCACGCCTGATCGAGCAGATGGAGGTGGCCGGATTGGTGTCGCCGATGGGCCGCAACGGCGCGCGCGACGTACTGGCGCCGGGGCCGGGTAACTGA
- a CDS encoding YkvA family protein: MAVGARLRQWARGLKASLLMLWFCSRHPGTPWSARLLAALVVAYAFSPIDLIPDFIPVLGYVDDVLLVPLGIWLTLRMIPPAVKDECRGRAQAWQATHAKRPRNRAAAVVIVLVWVLLAWLAWRWLAPG; the protein is encoded by the coding sequence ATGGCCGTCGGCGCACGCCTGCGCCAGTGGGCGCGCGGGCTCAAGGCGAGCCTGCTGATGCTGTGGTTCTGCAGCCGCCACCCCGGCACGCCGTGGAGCGCGCGGCTGCTGGCCGCGCTGGTGGTGGCCTATGCCTTCAGCCCGATCGACCTGATCCCCGATTTCATCCCGGTGCTGGGCTATGTCGATGACGTGCTGCTGGTGCCGCTGGGTATCTGGCTGACGCTGCGGATGATTCCGCCGGCGGTCAAGGATGAATGCCGCGGCCGGGCCCAGGCGTGGCAGGCCACGCATGCAAAACGGCCGCGCAATCGCGCGGCCGCCGTGGTCATCGTGCTGGTGTGGGTGTTGCTGGCCTGGCTGGCGTGGCGCTGGCTGGCGCCGGGCTAG
- a CDS encoding peroxidase-related enzyme, which yields MSEIIKSHGFTNEVLDWKAWLDVVELDQATPEQVAVLEESHPKAKVQDYYRFLVHQPEILRQRSTAFNAIMYAPGGMPRAERELSTTVVSRINGCVYCASVHAQRFEQLAKRNDVIRQVFDDPHTAGTTAREQAIAKFSIELTERPAEVTAEQLKPLREAGVTDAEILDLIHSIAIFAWANRLMLNLGEPVFPEQSGE from the coding sequence ATGAGCGAGATCATCAAATCCCACGGCTTCACCAATGAAGTCCTCGACTGGAAGGCCTGGCTGGACGTGGTCGAACTCGACCAGGCCACGCCCGAGCAGGTCGCCGTACTCGAAGAGAGCCACCCCAAGGCCAAGGTCCAGGATTACTACCGCTTCCTGGTGCACCAGCCCGAAATCCTGCGCCAGCGCTCCACCGCCTTCAACGCCATCATGTACGCCCCCGGCGGCATGCCGCGTGCCGAACGCGAGCTCTCCACCACGGTGGTATCGCGCATCAATGGCTGCGTCTACTGCGCATCGGTGCATGCGCAGCGCTTCGAACAACTGGCCAAGCGCAACGACGTGATCCGCCAGGTGTTCGACGATCCCCATACCGCCGGCACGACTGCGCGCGAACAGGCAATCGCGAAGTTCTCGATCGAACTGACCGAGCGGCCCGCCGAAGTCACTGCCGAGCAGCTCAAGCCGTTGCGGGAAGCGGGCGTCACGGATGCGGAAATCCTGGACCTGATCCACTCGATCGCCATCTTTGCCTGGGCGAACCGGCTGATGCTGAACCTGGGCGAGCCGGTGTTTCCGGAGCAATCCGGGGAGTAA
- a CDS encoding LysR family transcriptional regulator has protein sequence MQDLNDLSLFAQVVEHGSFSAASRASGVPKSRLSRRIAQLERDLGVQLLRRTTRQVRVTPLGESFYERCRAMLNEAKAAREVIEQAREQPGGTLRVSCPIAIAQILLAPAIGHFMRANPAVRIELETTNRRVDVIGEGFDLALRVRESMEDSSLAVRTFGESQLMLVASPALLDSIGRPRTPQALDGMPGVGQPPHDGKHVWTLRCKTNDSIQIAYEPRLVTEDFVLLREAAIAGAGVAMLPRMYCRDALESGELELVLPQYDMPVGTLHAVFPSRKGVTPATRRFLDFLGEVLPECAYKVGMLEPRQPAMHRVV, from the coding sequence ATGCAAGACCTCAACGACTTGTCCCTGTTTGCCCAGGTGGTCGAACACGGCAGTTTTTCCGCGGCCAGCCGCGCCTCAGGCGTGCCCAAGTCGCGCCTGAGCCGGCGCATCGCCCAGCTGGAACGCGACCTGGGCGTGCAGCTGCTGCGCCGCACGACACGGCAGGTGCGCGTTACGCCGCTTGGTGAATCCTTCTACGAACGCTGCCGCGCCATGCTCAATGAGGCCAAGGCGGCCCGCGAGGTCATCGAGCAGGCGCGCGAGCAGCCTGGCGGCACGCTGCGCGTGAGCTGCCCGATCGCCATCGCCCAGATCCTGCTGGCGCCGGCCATCGGCCATTTCATGCGCGCCAACCCGGCCGTGCGGATCGAGCTGGAGACCACCAACCGGCGCGTGGACGTGATCGGCGAAGGCTTCGACCTGGCCCTGCGCGTGCGCGAGTCCATGGAGGACTCCAGCCTGGCCGTGCGCACCTTCGGTGAAAGCCAGCTGATGCTGGTGGCCAGCCCCGCGCTGCTGGACAGCATCGGCCGCCCGCGCACACCGCAGGCGCTGGATGGCATGCCCGGCGTGGGCCAGCCGCCGCACGACGGCAAGCATGTCTGGACCCTGCGCTGCAAGACCAACGACTCGATCCAGATTGCCTATGAACCGCGCCTGGTCACCGAAGACTTCGTGCTGCTGCGCGAGGCGGCGATCGCCGGCGCGGGCGTGGCCATGCTGCCGCGGATGTATTGCCGCGATGCGCTGGAAAGCGGCGAGCTGGAACTGGTGTTGCCGCAGTACGACATGCCGGTCGGCACGCTGCACGCGGTGTTCCCCTCCCGCAAGGGCGTGACGCCTGCCACCCGGCGCTTTCTCGACTTTCTGGGCGAGGTCCTGCCCGAATGCGCATACAAGGTCGGCATGCTTGAGCCGCGGCAGCCAGCGATGCACCGGGTGGTGTAG
- a CDS encoding cupin domain-containing protein has translation MQPEHGNLLADVPAGAAQELFQPLLERPGLRIERIVSNGQASPEGFWYDSAEAEWVLLVSGSAAIEIEGQSGLYPMKPGDWLHLPAHCRHRVAWTDASQPSVWLAVHHSAG, from the coding sequence ATGCAGCCTGAACACGGAAACCTGCTGGCGGACGTCCCGGCCGGCGCGGCGCAGGAACTTTTCCAGCCGCTGCTGGAACGGCCCGGGCTGCGGATCGAGCGCATCGTCTCCAACGGGCAGGCCAGTCCTGAGGGCTTCTGGTACGACAGCGCAGAGGCGGAATGGGTGCTGCTGGTCAGCGGCAGCGCCGCCATCGAGATCGAAGGCCAGTCCGGCTTGTATCCCATGAAGCCGGGGGATTGGCTGCATCTTCCGGCCCACTGCCGCCACCGGGTGGCGTGGACCGATGCCAGCCAGCCCAGTGTCTGGCTGGCGGTGCATCACAGCGCGGGCTGA
- the egtB gene encoding ergothioneine biosynthesis protein EgtB, with protein sequence MTSALLPAAALHPPHEPALLSQYRHVRTATETLVADLSDADATVQSMDDASPAKWHLAHTTWFFEEFVLAARIPDYELVDPDYRYLFNSYYEAVGPRHPRPQRGLLTRPSLDEVLAYREAVDESMLTLLGSAQTDDEAALIMLGLQHEQQHQELLLADILHLFAQNPLRPAFAPELPEPVIADPRPAPDWIGFDGGLVEIGHRGETFAFDCESPRHKAYLAPFTLCSHPVSNRQWFEFIEDGGYQTAGLWLSDGWRWVCEQGILAPLYWEEREGTWWQMTLRGMHPVDPDSPVTHVSFYEAEAFARWAERRLPTEAEWEHAARSLPATGNFVEGRALRPLPDRQNTSGVLRQMFGDVWEWTGSAFLPYPGFRPNGGAVGEYNGKFMSGQMVLRGGSCVTPESHIRATYRNFFYPHQRWQFTGVRLADDV encoded by the coding sequence ATGACTTCAGCCCTGTTGCCAGCCGCCGCCCTCCATCCGCCGCACGAACCCGCCCTGCTTTCACAGTATCGCCACGTACGCACGGCCACCGAGACCCTGGTGGCCGACCTGTCCGATGCCGATGCCACCGTGCAGTCCATGGACGACGCCAGCCCGGCAAAATGGCACCTGGCGCACACCACATGGTTCTTCGAGGAATTCGTGCTGGCTGCGCGGATCCCGGACTACGAGCTGGTGGACCCGGACTACCGCTACCTCTTCAACTCGTACTACGAAGCGGTCGGACCGCGCCACCCGCGGCCGCAGCGCGGGCTGCTGACCCGCCCCTCGCTGGACGAGGTGCTGGCCTACCGCGAGGCCGTGGACGAATCGATGCTGACGCTGCTGGGCAGCGCCCAGACCGATGACGAGGCAGCGCTGATCATGCTTGGCCTGCAGCATGAACAGCAGCACCAGGAACTGCTGCTGGCCGACATCCTGCATCTGTTCGCGCAGAACCCGCTGCGCCCCGCCTTTGCCCCGGAACTGCCCGAGCCGGTGATCGCCGACCCTCGGCCCGCGCCGGACTGGATCGGCTTTGACGGCGGCCTGGTGGAGATCGGCCACCGCGGCGAGACCTTTGCCTTTGACTGTGAAAGCCCGCGGCACAAGGCCTACCTGGCACCGTTCACGCTGTGCTCGCACCCGGTCAGCAACCGGCAATGGTTTGAATTCATCGAGGATGGCGGCTACCAGACGGCGGGGCTGTGGTTGTCCGACGGCTGGCGCTGGGTGTGCGAGCAAGGCATCCTGGCCCCGCTCTACTGGGAAGAACGCGAAGGCACGTGGTGGCAGATGACGCTGCGCGGGATGCATCCGGTCGACCCGGACAGCCCCGTCACCCACGTCAGCTTCTATGAGGCCGAGGCATTCGCGCGCTGGGCCGAACGCCGGCTGCCGACCGAGGCCGAATGGGAGCACGCGGCGCGCAGCCTGCCGGCCACCGGGAATTTTGTTGAAGGCCGCGCGCTGCGGCCGTTGCCGGACCGGCAGAACACCTCGGGCGTGCTGCGCCAGATGTTCGGCGATGTGTGGGAATGGACCGGCAGCGCCTTCCTGCCGTATCCGGGCTTCCGCCCGAACGGCGGTGCGGTGGGCGAGTACAACGGCAAGTTCATGAGCGGCCAGATGGTGCTGCGCGGCGGGTCTTGCGTCACGCCCGAATCGCATATCCGGGCGACGTACCGCAACTTCTTCTATCCGCACCAGCGCTGGCAGTTCACCGGGGTGCGGCTGGCGGACGATGTCTAG
- a CDS encoding DUF4136 domain-containing protein: protein MKPFRQLFPVVAAALVLSGCASVPDIKTDYNRSTDFSAYRSFGFVEHLGTDRQGYESLTTQYFKSAVQRELTARGYRYAAQSPDLLVNFNARLQEKVQVSPAPTPMMGYYGYRGGLYAPWPGYGFYNDVYTYTEGTVNIDLVDRRQMKLVWEGVAVGSVDTSDKTSAQQRIDKTVAQIFAKYPFRAAQ from the coding sequence GTGAAACCCTTCCGGCAGCTCTTTCCCGTCGTGGCCGCGGCGCTGGTCCTGTCAGGCTGCGCCAGCGTGCCCGACATCAAGACTGACTACAATCGCAGCACTGACTTCAGTGCCTACCGCAGCTTTGGCTTCGTCGAGCATCTCGGCACCGACCGCCAGGGCTATGAAAGCCTGACCACCCAGTACTTCAAGTCTGCCGTGCAGCGGGAACTGACCGCGCGCGGCTACCGCTATGCGGCGCAGTCGCCGGACTTGCTGGTCAACTTCAATGCCCGGCTGCAGGAGAAGGTCCAGGTCAGCCCGGCGCCGACGCCGATGATGGGGTATTACGGTTATCGCGGCGGGCTGTATGCGCCGTGGCCGGGCTACGGCTTCTATAACGACGTCTATACCTACACCGAAGGCACGGTCAACATCGACCTGGTCGACCGGCGCCAGATGAAGCTGGTCTGGGAAGGCGTGGCGGTGGGCAGCGTGGACACCAGCGACAAGACCAGTGCCCAGCAGCGCATCGACAAGACCGTGGCGCAGATCTTTGCCAAGTATCCGTTCCGGGCCGCGCAGTAG
- a CDS encoding EAL domain-containing protein, whose product MPIRYARLRILVVEDHPFQRVAAKGLLRYLGVQTLVSAENGTQAAEILARQPFDIVFCDIEMPGGNGPELIAELHRRGQHAFAGTAPVWVWVTALAEDILDSNRGLAHAAGIPRVHALRKPLSRDAVEEILADALVRQPVSESTTPAWSPDDAELVPATRSGTDLLVMLQPQHEIASGRLAGAEALVRWRHPEHGLVQPDLFIPRLEALDAADPVFFFVARQCLAAQQRLRAAGIHITLGINASAQTLCRPGVLETFDALVTASGVPRHALTVELTEGYPVPDTLALSVALNRLRLLGYGVAIDDFGVGIATLRLLADLPFTQLKLDRSFVVEVDGHGQRAAICRNMINLARELGLECVAEGVETDAQRAALLALRCPLGQGYLWSAPKPAEVFIADAIDRAAVTPAA is encoded by the coding sequence ATGCCGATCCGCTACGCCAGGCTGCGCATTCTTGTCGTCGAAGACCATCCGTTCCAGCGCGTCGCGGCCAAGGGGCTGCTGCGGTATCTGGGCGTGCAGACCCTGGTTTCAGCTGAAAACGGCACGCAGGCGGCCGAGATCCTTGCACGCCAACCGTTCGACATCGTGTTCTGCGACATCGAAATGCCTGGCGGCAACGGCCCCGAGCTGATTGCCGAACTGCACCGGCGCGGGCAGCATGCCTTTGCCGGGACGGCGCCGGTATGGGTCTGGGTGACGGCGCTGGCGGAGGACATCCTGGATTCAAACCGCGGCCTGGCGCACGCCGCCGGCATCCCGCGCGTGCACGCGCTGCGCAAGCCGCTGTCGCGCGATGCGGTGGAAGAGATCCTGGCCGATGCGCTGGTGCGCCAGCCTGTTAGCGAATCCACCACGCCGGCGTGGTCGCCCGACGACGCAGAACTGGTCCCCGCCACCCGCTCGGGCACGGACCTGCTGGTCATGCTGCAGCCCCAGCACGAGATTGCCAGTGGCCGGCTGGCCGGTGCCGAGGCACTGGTGCGCTGGCGCCATCCCGAACACGGTCTGGTGCAGCCCGACCTCTTTATCCCACGGCTCGAAGCGCTCGACGCGGCCGACCCGGTGTTCTTCTTCGTGGCCCGCCAGTGCCTGGCAGCGCAGCAGCGGCTGCGCGCGGCGGGCATCCACATCACGCTGGGCATCAATGCCTCGGCGCAAACCCTGTGCCGGCCCGGTGTGCTGGAGACGTTCGATGCCCTGGTGACCGCCAGCGGCGTGCCGCGGCACGCGCTGACGGTGGAATTGACCGAGGGCTATCCGGTGCCCGATACGCTGGCGCTGTCGGTCGCGCTGAACCGCTTGCGGCTGCTCGGCTACGGCGTGGCGATCGACGATTTCGGCGTTGGCATCGCCACGCTCAGGCTGCTGGCGGACCTGCCTTTCACGCAGTTGAAGCTCGACCGCTCGTTCGTTGTCGAGGTCGACGGGCATGGCCAGCGTGCCGCGATCTGCCGCAACATGATCAACCTGGCGCGCGAGCTGGGCCTGGAGTGCGTGGCCGAAGGCGTCGAGACCGACGCCCAGCGCGCAGCGCTGCTGGCGCTGCGCTGCCCGCTGGGCCAGGGCTACCTGTGGTCCGCGCCCAAGCCGGCCGAGGTCTTCATCGCGGATGCCATCGACCGGGCGGCAGTCACGCCGGCGGCGTGA